A window of Pseudomonas mucidolens contains these coding sequences:
- a CDS encoding CobW family GTP-binding protein, translated as MSIALNVITGFLGSGKTTLLKRLLHGESLGDTALLINEFGDVGIDHLLMEEVAPDTVLLPSGCICCSIRGELKDALLGLLQRRERGEIPAFKRVILETTGLADPAPILATLNNDVQLRGRFHIGLVITLVDASHAALQERLHPEWLAQVAAADRLLLSKTDLVENCDALREHLQALNAGTPILDTEDIDSGEQLLLGEGLRSATPTAEVTRWKLHQAESTPSTHGAAQVCCLSFDQPLDWVGFGVWLSMLLRCHGERILRVKGLLNVNASSAPIAIHGVQHCLHAPVHLPAWPGTERQSRLVFILRGLDPELLRRSFEVFSRRFAA; from the coding sequence ATGAGCATCGCTCTCAACGTCATCACCGGTTTCCTCGGCAGCGGCAAGACCACCTTGCTCAAGCGCCTGCTGCACGGCGAAAGCCTCGGCGACACGGCGCTGCTGATCAATGAGTTCGGCGATGTCGGCATCGATCATCTGTTGATGGAAGAGGTGGCGCCGGACACGGTATTACTGCCCAGCGGTTGCATCTGCTGTTCGATTCGCGGCGAGTTGAAAGACGCCTTGCTCGGACTGTTGCAGCGCCGTGAGCGCGGTGAGATTCCGGCTTTCAAACGGGTGATCCTGGAAACCACCGGCCTGGCCGACCCGGCGCCGATCCTCGCCACCCTGAACAACGACGTGCAATTGCGTGGGCGTTTTCACATCGGTCTGGTGATCACGCTGGTGGACGCCAGTCACGCGGCCTTGCAGGAACGCCTGCACCCGGAATGGCTGGCGCAGGTGGCGGCGGCGGATCGCTTGCTGTTGAGCAAGACCGACCTGGTGGAGAACTGCGACGCCTTGCGCGAGCACTTGCAGGCGCTGAATGCCGGTACGCCGATCCTCGATACCGAGGACATCGACAGCGGCGAGCAGTTGCTGTTGGGCGAGGGCTTGCGCAGCGCGACACCGACTGCGGAAGTCACGCGCTGGAAGCTGCACCAGGCAGAATCGACGCCGTCCACCCACGGCGCGGCGCAGGTCTGTTGCCTGAGCTTCGATCAGCCCCTGGATTGGGTCGGTTTCGGGGTCTGGCTATCGATGCTGTTAAGATGCCACGGCGAACGCATTCTTCGCGTCAAAGGACTGCTCAACGTGAACGCAAGCTCGGCCCCAATCGCCATTCATGGCGTGCAGCATTGCCTGCATGCCCCCGTCCATTTGCCCGCCTGGCCGGGCACGGAGCGGCAATCGCGGCTGGTATTTATCCTGCGTGGTCTCGACCCGGAGTTGCTGCGTCGTTCCTTTGAAGTCTTCTCACGGCGGTTCGCGGCATGA
- a CDS encoding SDR family NAD(P)-dependent oxidoreductase — protein sequence MPQLTHRRAVITGAGSGIGAAIARAYAIEGARLLLADRDAASLAETAITCRNLGAEVVECVADVGTVEGAQASVDNCVAHYGGIDILVNNAGMLTQARCVDLSIEMWNDMLRVDLSSVFIASQRALPHMLAQRWGRIINVASQLGIKGGAELTHYAAAKAGVIGFTKSLALEVAKDNVLVNAIAPGPIETPLVGGISDTWKRAKAAELPLGRFGQADEVAPTAVLLASEPGGNLFVGQTLGPNSGDVMP from the coding sequence ATGCCCCAACTCACCCACCGCCGCGCCGTCATTACCGGCGCCGGCAGCGGCATCGGCGCCGCCATCGCGCGTGCCTATGCCATAGAAGGCGCACGCCTGTTGCTCGCCGACCGTGATGCCGCCAGCTTGGCCGAAACCGCCATCACCTGCCGCAACCTCGGTGCGGAAGTCGTCGAGTGCGTCGCCGACGTCGGCACCGTCGAAGGTGCGCAAGCCAGTGTCGACAACTGCGTCGCGCATTACGGCGGCATCGACATTCTGGTCAACAACGCCGGCATGCTGACCCAGGCGCGTTGTGTCGACCTGAGTATCGAGATGTGGAACGACATGCTGCGCGTCGACCTCAGCAGCGTGTTCATCGCCAGCCAGCGCGCCTTGCCGCATATGCTGGCGCAGCGCTGGGGACGGATCATCAACGTCGCCTCACAACTGGGGATCAAGGGCGGCGCCGAACTGACCCATTACGCGGCGGCCAAGGCCGGGGTGATCGGGTTCACCAAGTCCCTGGCGCTGGAAGTGGCCAAGGACAATGTGCTGGTCAACGCCATCGCCCCCGGCCCGATTGAAACCCCTTTGGTGGGCGGCATCAGCGACACCTGGAAGCGTGCCAAGGCCGCCGAGTTGCCCCTGGGCCGCTTCGGTCAGGCCGATGAGGTGGCGCCCACCGCGGTGCTGCTGGCCAGCGAACCGGGCGGCAACCTGTTTGTCGGCCAGACACTGGGCCCGAACTCCGGCGATGTCATGCCATGA